The Lentzea guizhouensis genome contains a region encoding:
- a CDS encoding ABC transporter ATP-binding protein has protein sequence MTTSTSAPATTGTPTAVAARTRGLRKEYGSTVAVDRVDLELPEGAVLGMLGPNGSGKTTTIRMLLGLVRPTRGEIELLGRPLPDGAEQALPHVGALVEGPGFHPFLSGRENLIRCAAFEPLLPKKQIKQAVEDALERVGLAQAAHRRYRGYSLGMKQRLGLAGALLVPRKLVVLDEPTNGLDPAGTREIRKIIADLHAAGSTVLVSSHLLSEVEATCTHVAVLHKGTVVAQGELTELLQAGGSALQVLTPDVEDALSALRQARISARPLGEGLRVELAGTSAPQVIETLVKAGVQVFEATRWKTGLEELFARLTEAEEAERGMSAVDTLDGGTR, from the coding sequence GTGACCACCTCGACCAGCGCGCCGGCGACGACGGGCACACCCACCGCCGTCGCCGCGCGGACCAGGGGTCTGCGCAAGGAGTACGGGAGCACGGTCGCCGTGGACCGGGTCGACCTCGAGCTGCCGGAAGGAGCCGTGCTCGGCATGCTCGGCCCCAACGGGTCGGGCAAGACGACCACGATCCGGATGCTGCTCGGGCTCGTGCGGCCCACCCGGGGGGAGATCGAACTGCTCGGCCGGCCGCTTCCGGACGGGGCCGAGCAGGCGCTGCCGCACGTGGGCGCGCTGGTCGAGGGTCCGGGGTTCCACCCGTTCCTGAGCGGGCGGGAGAACCTCATCCGCTGTGCCGCGTTCGAACCGCTGCTGCCGAAGAAGCAGATCAAGCAGGCGGTGGAGGACGCGCTCGAACGCGTCGGGCTCGCCCAGGCGGCCCACCGCAGGTACCGGGGGTACTCGCTCGGCATGAAGCAGCGTCTCGGCCTGGCCGGGGCGTTGCTCGTGCCGCGCAAGCTCGTGGTGCTCGACGAACCCACCAACGGCCTGGACCCGGCCGGCACGAGGGAGATCCGCAAGATCATCGCGGACCTGCACGCGGCCGGCAGCACGGTGCTGGTGTCCAGCCACCTGCTCAGCGAGGTCGAGGCGACCTGCACCCACGTCGCCGTCCTGCACAAGGGGACCGTCGTGGCACAGGGCGAGCTGACCGAGCTGCTGCAGGCGGGCGGCTCGGCGCTGCAGGTGCTCACGCCGGACGTGGAGGACGCGCTGAGCGCCCTGCGCCAGGCCCGCATCTCCGCGCGGCCGCTCGGTGAGGGCCTGCGGGTCGAGCTCGCCGGGACCAGTGCCCCGCAGGTGATCGAGACGCTGGTCAAGGCCGGTGTGCAGGTGTTCGAGGCGACGCGCTGGAAGACCGGCCTGGAGGAGCTGTTCGCGCGGCTCACCGAGGCCGAGGAGGCCGAGCGCGGGATGTCCGCTGTGGACACGCTGGACGGGGGAACGCGATGA
- a CDS encoding ABC transporter permease, whose protein sequence is MITRQLGSEVRWMLRRPRTIIGLFGLVLVPIIISFGIWTADGDGGGPGLAAILKGNGLVVSVFTLFLSLNLLLPLVASIWAADGLAGESQHGTLRGLLVAPVSRVRLLFVKLFGVAALSLLAVTLMAVVGMVAGTAFLGNDGMMTLSGNTLSTGEGLLRIAFFIVLVTFQMVAVGSIALAISSTTEHPLVVQAATMTGIIVFQVLGQFQSLDWLHPFLITTGFPGLVDVMRDPMPLDQIWDSTLLAGCYLLIGTGLAAARLITKDN, encoded by the coding sequence ATGATCACGCGTCAGCTGGGGTCCGAGGTGCGCTGGATGCTGCGCAGGCCGCGGACCATCATCGGGTTGTTCGGCCTGGTGCTCGTGCCGATCATCATCAGCTTCGGCATCTGGACCGCGGACGGGGACGGCGGCGGACCTGGTCTGGCCGCGATCCTCAAGGGCAACGGCCTGGTCGTCTCGGTGTTCACGTTGTTCCTGTCGCTCAACCTGCTGCTGCCGCTGGTGGCGTCGATCTGGGCGGCGGACGGTCTGGCGGGCGAGTCCCAGCACGGCACGTTGCGCGGCCTGCTGGTCGCGCCGGTGTCACGGGTGCGGCTGCTGTTCGTGAAGCTCTTCGGCGTCGCCGCGCTGTCGCTGCTCGCCGTCACGCTGATGGCGGTGGTCGGCATGGTCGCCGGCACCGCGTTCCTGGGCAACGACGGCATGATGACGTTGTCCGGCAACACCTTGTCGACCGGCGAGGGCCTGCTGCGGATCGCGTTCTTCATCGTCCTGGTGACGTTCCAGATGGTCGCGGTCGGCTCGATCGCGCTGGCCATCTCGTCGACCACCGAGCACCCGCTGGTGGTGCAGGCGGCGACGATGACCGGGATCATCGTGTTCCAGGTGCTGGGCCAGTTCCAGTCGCTCGACTGGCTGCACCCGTTCCTGATCACGACCGGCTTCCCGGGCCTGGTCGACGTGATGCGCGACCCGATGCCGCTCGACCAGATCTGGGACAGCACCCTGCTCGCCGGCTGCTACCTGCTGATCGGCACGGGACTGGCGGCAGCGCGCCTCATCACGAAGGACAACTAA
- a CDS encoding SDR family oxidoreductase yields MGLLGGRVALVTGVSRRQGIGYAIASRLNGLGAELFLQYYAPYGGEMSREEDEVVHEIMRELDASAFGLDLAMADTPDTLVDAAVDAYGRVDVLVCNHARNGEDGALGELTAEMIDGHYAVNTRSSILLAQAFARHWKGTSGGRIVFLTSGQDLGPMPGEVAYAASKGALSSIVATLSHQLADRGITVNAVNPGPTDTGWAGPELTDFVNERMPHRRWGQPDDAARLVSWLCTDDAAWITGQVINSEGGFRR; encoded by the coding sequence TCGGGGGACGTGTCGCACTCGTCACGGGCGTGAGCAGGCGGCAGGGCATCGGGTACGCGATCGCGTCCCGGCTGAACGGGCTGGGTGCGGAGCTGTTCCTGCAGTACTACGCGCCGTACGGCGGCGAGATGTCCCGGGAGGAGGACGAGGTCGTCCACGAGATCATGCGCGAGCTCGACGCCAGTGCGTTCGGCCTCGACCTGGCGATGGCGGACACGCCGGACACCCTGGTGGACGCCGCGGTCGACGCGTACGGCCGCGTCGACGTTCTGGTGTGCAACCACGCGCGCAACGGCGAGGACGGGGCGTTGGGTGAGCTGACGGCCGAGATGATCGACGGGCACTACGCGGTGAACACGCGGTCGTCGATCCTGTTGGCGCAAGCGTTTGCCCGGCACTGGAAGGGCACGAGCGGCGGCCGGATCGTGTTCCTGACGTCCGGGCAGGACCTCGGGCCGATGCCCGGTGAGGTGGCCTACGCGGCTTCGAAGGGAGCGCTCTCGTCGATCGTGGCGACGCTCTCGCACCAGCTGGCCGATCGGGGCATCACCGTCAACGCGGTGAACCCCGGCCCGACCGACACGGGGTGGGCCGGACCGGAGCTCACGGACTTCGTGAACGAGCGGATGCCGCACCGGCGCTGGGGTCAGCCGGACGACGCCGCCCGGCTGGTCTCCTGGCTCTGCACCGACGACGCCGCGTGGATCACCGGACAGGTGATCAACAGCGAGGGCGGCTTCCGGCGTTAG